A window from Hoplias malabaricus isolate fHopMal1 unplaced genomic scaffold, fHopMal1.hap1 scaffold_559, whole genome shotgun sequence encodes these proteins:
- the LOC136685474 gene encoding nuclear receptor corepressor 1-like yields the protein IARPSQEDKSDDKTEEDKSEKSEKKEDEEKKEEEEKDEKEDSKDIGKDKEKCEGEDEEGKEQSTPRGRKTANSQGRRKGRITTRSMANEAAAVAAEEPPPPAPEPVLPDPVPPPKPEPVQKPARELAKLAPVSAMDAQSRGSVEAGETSRWTEEEMEVAKK from the exons ATAGCACGACCATCACAAGAAGACAAGTCTGACGACAAAACCGAGGAGGACAAATCTGAGAAATCAGAGAAGAAGGAGGACGAAGAGaagaaggaagaggaggagaaagatGAAAAAGAGGACTCAAA GGACATTGGCAAAGATAAAGAGAAGTGCGAGGGGGAGGACGAGGAGGGCAAGGAGCAGAGCACGCCACGGGGCCGCAAAACGGCCAACAGCCAGGGCCGCCGCAAAGGCCGCATTACCACCCGCTCCATGGCCAATGAGGCAGCTGCTGTCGCTGCAGAGGAACCACCTCCACCAGCACCTGAACCAG TTTTGCCGGACCCTGTCCCACCTCCTAAACCAGAGCCAGTGCAGAAACCTGCACGTGAGCTTGCTAAACTTGCCCCTGTGAGCGCCATGGATGCCCAATCACGAG GATCTGTTGAGGCTGGAGAGACTTCTCGCTGGACcgaggaggagatggaggttGCCAAAAAAG